The following proteins are encoded in a genomic region of Thermococcus henrietii:
- a CDS encoding bifunctional fructose-bisphosphatase/inositol-phosphate phosphatase: protein MEFAWNEIALNMAKDLEKTIMPLFGTKKAGENVGTNVSGDVTKYVDKVAEDLIIRHLKPLGVNIVSEEVGEIDVGSDYTVVVDPLDGSYNFSMGIPIFAFSFAVFRGREPIYGAIYEFFPKAFYEAIPGEGAYLNGRRIHVNEPEPGKEAISFYTRGRCLGLVRRVKRVRVLGAIAVEMAYTAKGSLDGVFDIRNYVRPTDIAAGVMLVREAGGLVTDEKGKPLEFELKAEVNTNVIAVANERILKIILEELENEP, encoded by the coding sequence ATGGAGTTCGCTTGGAACGAGATTGCCCTCAACATGGCGAAGGATTTGGAGAAAACGATAATGCCCCTCTTCGGCACGAAGAAGGCCGGGGAAAACGTTGGAACGAACGTGAGCGGTGACGTGACGAAATACGTTGACAAGGTCGCGGAAGACCTGATTATAAGGCACCTCAAACCGCTCGGCGTCAACATAGTGAGCGAGGAGGTCGGGGAGATAGACGTCGGAAGCGACTATACAGTTGTCGTTGACCCCCTCGACGGCTCCTACAACTTCTCGATGGGAATCCCGATATTCGCCTTCAGCTTCGCCGTCTTCAGGGGAAGGGAACCCATTTACGGGGCAATCTACGAGTTCTTCCCGAAGGCCTTCTACGAAGCGATTCCTGGTGAGGGGGCTTACCTCAACGGAAGGCGGATTCACGTCAACGAGCCAGAGCCGGGGAAGGAGGCGATAAGCTTCTACACGCGCGGAAGATGCCTCGGACTCGTGAGAAGAGTTAAGCGGGTCCGTGTTCTCGGAGCGATAGCAGTAGAGATGGCCTACACCGCCAAGGGCTCGCTCGACGGGGTCTTCGACATAAGGAACTACGTGAGGCCGACGGACATAGCGGCCGGGGTTATGCTCGTGAGGGAAGCCGGTGGACTGGTGACCGACGAGAAGGGAAAGCCTCTTGAGTTCGAGCTGAAGGCTGAGGTTAACACCAACGTTATCGCCGTCGCGAACGAGAGAATCCTTAAAATAATCCTGGAGGAGCTGGAGAATGAGCCTTGA
- a CDS encoding NAD(P)-dependent glycerol-1-phosphate dehydrogenase produces MKGLHLMQLPREVLLGEDLKGEVVNVARRLGLGEKALILYGPRTKEIAGKDVEESLKSEYEVVPLTVRKGATMEEVERTIDLIKDESVDWVIAVGGGSIIDVAKLASFKTGVPFISFPTTASHDGIASANASIRDLGAKTSVKAVPPIAVIADVKVIKTAPYRYLAAGVGDTISNLTAVRDWQLAHRIRGEYYSEYAASLSLMSAKMVMRNADIIRLGNEESVRKVIKALISTGVAMSIAGSSRPASGAEHLFSHALDMLLDKPALHGEQTGLGTIIMAYLHGMKWERVRETLKRVGAPTTAYELGIEPEIIIEALTIAHTIRPERYTILGKDGLTREAAEKAAKITGVI; encoded by the coding sequence ATGAAGGGACTTCACCTGATGCAGCTTCCCCGCGAGGTTCTGCTGGGCGAGGACCTTAAAGGGGAAGTTGTGAACGTTGCGAGACGGCTGGGCCTCGGCGAGAAGGCCCTCATACTCTACGGGCCGAGAACGAAGGAGATAGCTGGTAAGGACGTTGAGGAGAGCCTTAAATCCGAGTACGAAGTCGTTCCACTCACCGTCAGAAAGGGCGCGACGATGGAGGAAGTTGAGAGGACGATAGACCTGATAAAGGACGAGAGCGTCGACTGGGTCATAGCGGTTGGCGGGGGGAGCATAATAGACGTCGCCAAGCTCGCCTCGTTCAAAACGGGCGTTCCCTTCATCAGCTTCCCGACTACGGCCTCCCACGACGGCATAGCGAGCGCCAACGCCTCGATAAGGGATTTGGGCGCCAAAACTTCAGTCAAGGCCGTCCCGCCGATAGCGGTCATAGCGGACGTCAAGGTTATCAAAACTGCACCATACCGCTACCTCGCGGCGGGAGTTGGCGATACGATAAGCAACCTGACGGCCGTAAGGGACTGGCAGTTAGCGCACAGGATTCGTGGCGAATACTACAGCGAGTACGCGGCCTCGCTCAGTCTAATGAGCGCGAAGATGGTCATGAGGAACGCCGACATAATACGGCTCGGCAACGAGGAGAGCGTTAGGAAAGTTATAAAGGCCCTAATTTCCACGGGCGTCGCCATGAGCATAGCCGGCTCTTCAAGACCCGCGAGCGGTGCGGAGCACCTCTTCAGCCACGCCCTTGACATGCTCCTCGACAAACCGGCTCTGCATGGTGAGCAGACGGGACTCGGGACGATTATAATGGCCTACCTTCACGGCATGAAGTGGGAGCGCGTTAGGGAAACCTTAAAGAGGGTCGGCGCACCAACTACAGCATACGAGCTCGGAATCGAGCCGGAAATTATAATTGAGGCCCTAACTATCGCCCACACAATAAGGCCCGAGCGCTACACAATCCTTGGAAAGGACGGCCTCACCCGCGAAGCGGCCGAGAAAGCCGCTAAAATCACCGGAGTTATCTGA
- a CDS encoding ATP-binding protein, with amino-acid sequence MIDKDLTLQYLADFQEKKLPEAVERELRVPLKSGQIITLIGPRRSGKTFYFYQLIKELPREDVLYIDFEHPIFEGFESRDIMDVLKLHREAFGEPAYVFLDEVQAVKGWERMVRYLHDEGYSVFVTGSSSKLLSMEIASRLRGRTLTYTILPFSFREFLRAREYRVRRPLSSKREAELKALLREYLEWGGFPRVVLEDNEMIREKLLEEYLDMVLYKDVVERYGVRNLHVMKLLLRSLMRSFAKEFSVHAFYNALKSQGIKVSKGVLYEYLGYLEDSMSVFLVKKFSYSLKTSELSIPKVYPVDAGFTRLFSFTPDTSRLMELAVFLELKRREAEVYHYKNHREVDFVVAKRGQPVELIQVTYALDAGDVRSREVEALKSAGRKLGVESLTVITWDYRDEKDGIRFVPLWCFLTEKL; translated from the coding sequence ATGATTGACAAAGATTTAACCCTCCAGTACCTGGCGGACTTCCAAGAGAAAAAGCTCCCAGAAGCCGTTGAGCGTGAATTGAGAGTTCCCCTAAAGAGCGGGCAAATCATAACCCTAATCGGGCCGCGGCGGAGCGGAAAAACCTTCTACTTCTACCAGCTCATTAAAGAACTCCCGCGCGAGGACGTTCTCTACATAGACTTCGAGCATCCCATCTTCGAGGGATTTGAGTCAAGGGACATCATGGACGTCCTTAAACTCCATCGTGAGGCCTTTGGCGAGCCGGCTTACGTCTTTCTCGACGAGGTTCAGGCTGTCAAGGGCTGGGAGCGAATGGTCAGGTATCTCCACGACGAGGGGTATTCAGTTTTCGTAACCGGCTCCTCCTCAAAGCTCCTCTCCATGGAGATAGCCTCAAGGCTGAGGGGAAGAACGCTGACATACACTATACTCCCCTTCTCGTTTCGGGAGTTCCTGAGGGCGAGGGAATACCGTGTGAGACGACCCCTGAGTTCAAAGCGGGAAGCTGAGCTTAAGGCCCTCCTCAGAGAGTACCTCGAGTGGGGGGGCTTTCCAAGGGTCGTCCTTGAGGATAACGAGATGATTAGGGAGAAGCTCCTCGAAGAGTATCTTGACATGGTTCTCTACAAGGACGTCGTGGAGCGCTACGGCGTTAGAAACCTCCACGTGATGAAGCTCCTCCTCCGCTCGCTGATGCGTTCCTTCGCCAAGGAGTTCAGCGTTCACGCCTTCTACAATGCCCTCAAGTCCCAGGGGATAAAGGTCAGCAAGGGAGTCCTCTACGAGTACCTCGGCTACCTTGAGGATTCAATGAGCGTCTTTCTGGTGAAGAAGTTCAGCTATTCCCTAAAAACCTCGGAGCTTTCGATTCCAAAGGTATACCCGGTTGACGCCGGCTTTACGCGGCTTTTCTCGTTCACACCCGACACAAGTAGGCTCATGGAGCTCGCGGTGTTCCTCGAACTGAAGAGACGGGAAGCGGAGGTTTATCACTACAAGAACCACAGGGAGGTTGACTTCGTGGTAGCTAAGAGAGGCCAGCCCGTCGAGTTGATTCAGGTCACGTACGCGCTGGACGCTGGAGACGTAAGGTCGAGGGAAGTCGAGGCCCTGAAGTCCGCCGGCAGAAAACTGGGCGTGGAGAGCCTAACGGTGATAACGTGGGACTACAGAGACGAGAAAGATGGAATCCGCTTCGTTCCGCTCTGGTGCTTCCTCACGGAAAAGCTTTAA
- a CDS encoding DUF512 domain-containing protein, which translates to MYEFTEDFKLRRITKYELDGIDERDDLVVIPPSSRAGPCGSHCLFCYLRQNPPEMIYRVSFHDTLNDPELEKRIAYVSEHYPELWIRVTDTAGNVGLDEKRIESLQKAGLDEMQISVHTTKKEKRIALMRSPLAGKLIDLLPLVAETFRVIADIILTPGYNVDDIGEIIRDLASTGVAEVRLFPVGVTRYNRDVRPLTRDELIFVKETALDVGNETGINVVIPPIFKALLGEFRLDLGPFELEPEMPTYILTGELAYPELRRIFPRIPVVAVKNEFFGGNIGTAGLLTGRDVLKTVEKLPEVDLGLLLLPELMFYGDRTLDGFTREELVSRILVEKGYIVESALEPVEIPRVLEKVGAI; encoded by the coding sequence ATGTACGAGTTCACCGAGGACTTCAAGCTAAGGAGAATCACCAAGTACGAGCTGGACGGCATTGATGAGCGGGACGATTTAGTCGTCATTCCGCCATCGAGCAGGGCCGGCCCGTGCGGGAGCCACTGCCTCTTCTGCTACCTCCGGCAGAATCCGCCCGAGATGATTTACCGCGTTTCCTTCCACGACACCCTGAACGACCCGGAGCTTGAGAAGAGGATTGCCTACGTGAGCGAGCACTATCCCGAGCTATGGATTCGAGTTACCGACACTGCCGGAAACGTCGGGCTCGACGAGAAAAGGATTGAGAGCCTTCAAAAGGCCGGCCTCGATGAGATGCAGATTTCCGTCCACACGACGAAGAAGGAAAAGAGGATTGCCCTCATGAGGAGCCCGCTCGCCGGTAAACTGATAGACCTCCTTCCCCTCGTGGCAGAGACTTTCAGGGTAATAGCAGACATAATCCTGACGCCCGGCTACAACGTCGACGACATCGGGGAGATAATCCGGGATCTGGCCTCGACGGGCGTTGCCGAGGTCAGGCTTTTCCCCGTTGGGGTGACGAGATACAACCGGGACGTTAGGCCCCTAACGAGGGACGAGCTAATCTTCGTCAAGGAAACGGCTCTCGATGTCGGAAATGAGACCGGAATAAATGTCGTAATTCCGCCAATCTTCAAGGCTTTACTCGGGGAGTTCCGGCTCGACCTTGGCCCCTTTGAACTTGAGCCAGAGATGCCGACCTACATACTGACGGGCGAGCTGGCCTATCCTGAGCTGAGGCGAATCTTCCCGAGGATTCCGGTTGTGGCGGTTAAAAACGAGTTCTTCGGTGGGAACATAGGAACGGCGGGCCTGCTCACGGGCAGGGACGTTCTCAAGACCGTTGAAAAGCTTCCGGAGGTCGACCTCGGCCTGCTTCTTCTGCCGGAGCTGATGTTCTACGGCGACAGAACACTGGACGGCTTCACGCGGGAGGAGCTCGTTTCGAGAATCCTCGTGGAGAAGGGCTACATCGTCGAGAGCGCCCTCGAGCCGGTTGAGATACCGCGCGTTCTTGAGAAGGTTGGGGCTATTTAG
- a CDS encoding DUF63 family protein, translating to MSFGEFFYRYFVEPIKYNQGYNVVNTLVYAIILGVAVLLLYKMLKKMGIKVDERFFVALMPYILLGPLMRSITDLGALPRTYLTVSPGGYFVIAGFAIASLFAVWRHLGPDDRLYPIYRDFGWVLVGGLLFIAVINWEKFSVRWDYFKYFIPSLLVAESFIWLLSRKFELVRNNRILFYTHFYDATTTFVGIQFFGFWEQHVLARTLMNLFGTPAVMYLEKLVIITLVVYVLDRLMTEEDPELINFVKLTVFILGFGPGTRNLLIALLS from the coding sequence ATGAGCTTTGGGGAGTTTTTTTACCGCTATTTCGTTGAACCTATAAAGTACAATCAGGGTTACAACGTCGTGAACACCCTCGTTTACGCCATAATCCTCGGCGTCGCCGTTCTGCTCCTGTATAAGATGCTCAAAAAGATGGGGATAAAGGTAGACGAGCGGTTCTTCGTCGCCCTGATGCCCTACATACTCCTCGGCCCGCTGATGAGGAGCATAACTGACCTCGGTGCTCTCCCAAGAACCTACCTGACCGTCAGCCCTGGCGGTTACTTCGTCATAGCGGGCTTCGCGATAGCGTCCCTATTCGCCGTCTGGAGGCATCTCGGACCGGACGACAGGCTCTACCCAATCTACCGCGACTTCGGGTGGGTCCTCGTTGGGGGACTGCTCTTCATAGCGGTCATCAACTGGGAGAAGTTTTCGGTCAGGTGGGACTACTTCAAGTACTTCATCCCAAGCCTCCTCGTTGCGGAATCCTTCATCTGGCTCCTCTCAAGGAAGTTCGAGCTCGTTAGGAACAACAGGATACTCTTCTACACCCACTTCTATGACGCGACAACGACATTCGTTGGAATCCAGTTCTTCGGCTTCTGGGAACAGCACGTTCTCGCGAGGACGCTGATGAACCTGTTTGGAACGCCCGCCGTTATGTACCTCGAGAAGCTCGTTATAATCACGCTCGTGGTTTACGTTCTCGACAGGCTGATGACCGAGGAAGACCCCGAGCTTATAAACTTCGTCAAGCTGACGGTCTTCATCCTCGGATTCGGCCCGGGAACGAGGAATCTGCTCATAGCCCTGTTAAGCTGA
- a CDS encoding type II toxin-antitoxin system VapC family toxin: MQVIDTAIFIQGMDVEGFTTPKVVEEVKDPESRLFLEGLISAGKVKVLVPSKGSVEAVKEAARKTGELNELSEADVEVLALAYELKAVLLTDDYNLQNIARTLGIPFKTLKRGIKRVIRWNYVCIGCGKHFSEMPPEGVCPDCGSPVKLIPRKKRRRQRRR, from the coding sequence ATGCAGGTAATAGACACCGCCATCTTCATCCAGGGGATGGACGTCGAGGGCTTCACGACGCCAAAGGTCGTTGAAGAGGTCAAGGATCCCGAGTCGAGGCTCTTCCTCGAGGGACTGATAAGCGCGGGGAAGGTTAAGGTTCTCGTCCCTTCAAAGGGGAGCGTTGAGGCCGTTAAGGAAGCGGCTAGGAAAACGGGTGAGCTCAACGAGCTCAGCGAGGCTGACGTTGAGGTTCTCGCCCTGGCGTACGAGCTTAAGGCTGTCCTTCTCACCGACGACTACAACCTCCAGAACATAGCTAGAACCCTCGGGATTCCCTTCAAGACCCTAAAGCGCGGAATTAAGCGCGTGATACGCTGGAACTACGTCTGCATCGGCTGCGGGAAGCACTTTTCAGAGATGCCCCCTGAAGGAGTCTGCCCTGACTGTGGCAGTCCCGTTAAGCTCATACCGAGGAAAAAGAGGAGGCGTCAGAGGCGCAGGTAG
- a CDS encoding UPF0179 family protein: MAIITLVGEKLAKPGVEFIFYGPAEPCKTCKLAGVCVGNLEPGRRYKILRVRSMPSHSCPLHEGKVRVVEVVEPSVEVAIEPRLAIVGSIIQLKFEECSDPKKRDLFKPEGLFEGDHVKIIEITGEIECDGKTYKIAKVMRKKE; this comes from the coding sequence ATGGCCATAATCACGTTAGTCGGTGAAAAGCTTGCGAAACCGGGTGTTGAGTTCATATTCTACGGACCGGCCGAGCCGTGCAAAACCTGCAAGCTGGCTGGAGTCTGCGTTGGAAACCTTGAACCGGGCAGGAGGTACAAGATTCTGCGCGTGAGGAGCATGCCGTCGCACTCCTGTCCACTGCACGAGGGCAAAGTTCGCGTCGTTGAGGTCGTCGAGCCGAGCGTCGAGGTGGCGATAGAGCCGAGATTAGCCATAGTCGGCTCGATAATCCAGCTGAAGTTCGAGGAGTGCAGTGACCCCAAGAAGAGGGACCTCTTCAAGCCGGAGGGCCTCTTTGAAGGCGACCACGTGAAAATCATTGAGATAACGGGAGAAATCGAGTGCGACGGAAAGACCTACAAGATTGCCAAGGTAATGCGCAAGAAGGAGTGA
- a CDS encoding LamB/YcsF family protein, producing the protein MRVDLNSDLGESFGRYKLGLDEEVMNYITSANVATGWHAGDPLVMRKTVRLAKEKGVAVGAHPGYPDLMGFGRRYMKLTPEEARNYILYQIGALYAFTMAEGLELQHVKPHGALYNALVKEEELARALIEGIADFDKNLIFVTLSGSKPAEIAEEMGVKVAHEVFADRAYNPDGTLVPRSKPNAVIHDKEEIAERVISMVKDGGVRAINGEWIELKADTICVHGDNPKAVEIAKHIREVLEREGVKVVPMKEFIR; encoded by the coding sequence ATGAGGGTGGATTTGAACTCCGACCTCGGGGAGAGCTTTGGCAGATACAAGCTGGGCCTCGACGAGGAGGTCATGAACTACATCACGAGCGCCAACGTCGCTACGGGCTGGCACGCCGGCGACCCGCTGGTTATGAGAAAGACAGTCAGGCTCGCGAAGGAGAAAGGGGTTGCAGTTGGGGCTCATCCTGGCTACCCCGATTTGATGGGTTTCGGAAGGAGGTACATGAAGCTCACACCCGAGGAGGCGAGGAACTACATCCTCTACCAGATTGGAGCGCTCTACGCGTTCACGATGGCTGAAGGCCTCGAACTCCAGCACGTCAAGCCGCACGGGGCACTTTACAACGCCCTCGTTAAAGAGGAGGAGCTTGCGAGGGCCCTGATAGAGGGAATAGCTGATTTTGACAAGAACCTGATATTCGTAACGCTCTCAGGCTCGAAACCAGCAGAAATAGCGGAGGAGATGGGCGTCAAGGTTGCCCACGAGGTCTTCGCCGACAGGGCCTACAACCCCGACGGAACGCTCGTCCCGCGCTCGAAGCCTAACGCTGTAATCCACGACAAGGAGGAGATAGCGGAGCGCGTTATCTCGATGGTCAAGGACGGTGGGGTTAGAGCAATCAACGGCGAGTGGATTGAGCTTAAAGCCGATACAATCTGCGTTCACGGCGACAACCCGAAGGCCGTTGAGATAGCGAAGCACATCCGGGAGGTCCTTGAGCGGGAAGGAGTTAAGGTAGTGCCTATGAAAGAGTTCATCAGGTGA
- a CDS encoding rhomboid family intramembrane serine protease has product MSLERYFNRYGKATFTLFLINVAVYAVEAILSRNPISISGNVLATLGQWNYAVLHLGAWWQPFTAMFVHVNIIHIFFNMYFLLVMGSQLERILGPKRVAMIYIVSGLAGNLLTLFLMPPNVVSAGASGALFGIAGALITITGVVGGNMQMALMNAFVLFLINSFLPGVNAYAHLGGLLAGILIGYYYGKVIKRKLTWAYAYDYY; this is encoded by the coding sequence ATGAGCCTTGAGCGCTACTTCAACCGCTACGGAAAGGCAACCTTCACGCTCTTCCTCATAAACGTCGCCGTCTACGCCGTCGAGGCAATCCTGAGCAGGAACCCGATAAGCATCAGCGGGAACGTCTTAGCGACCCTCGGCCAGTGGAACTACGCGGTTCTGCACCTCGGGGCCTGGTGGCAACCCTTCACGGCGATGTTCGTCCACGTGAACATAATTCACATCTTCTTCAACATGTACTTCCTCCTCGTCATGGGGAGCCAGCTCGAAAGAATACTCGGGCCCAAGCGGGTCGCCATGATTTACATAGTCTCTGGCTTGGCTGGAAACCTACTGACGCTGTTCCTCATGCCCCCCAACGTCGTCAGTGCAGGCGCGAGCGGGGCGCTCTTCGGTATCGCGGGGGCGCTGATAACCATCACAGGTGTCGTCGGCGGAAACATGCAGATGGCCCTTATGAACGCCTTCGTGCTGTTCCTAATCAACAGCTTTCTGCCTGGGGTTAACGCCTACGCCCACCTCGGCGGACTTCTCGCCGGAATCCTCATAGGCTACTACTACGGCAAGGTCATAAAGAGGAAGCTTACGTGGGCCTACGCGTACGACTACTATTAG
- a CDS encoding 5-oxoprolinase subunit C family protein, whose protein sequence is MIELLRVPSLLTVQDSGRRGYRKLGTPVSGYMDDYSARIANYLVGNPGNAPLLEFLLRGPTLRFNSSAVFAVAGDVEVRLNGVPIEPWTSHWAKRGDVLEVGTLKSSLYGYIALAGVIKCEKLLGSCSTYAKAGLGRPLKAGDKLTLGYAILTGREGRRLPEELRPDYSAEEITIGVVLGPDLDHFTEKGIETFLSEAYTVTPESDRMGYRLDGKAIEHSERGAGIVTGPLVPGTVQVPANGKPIVMMRDAQTTGGYARIGVVASAYLHRLAQLRPGFRVRFRETSVEDARNELLKKEKTLEAIRLFLAGRMRVYRIKTEKAETIAFAGK, encoded by the coding sequence ATGATTGAACTCCTCCGCGTTCCCTCGTTGCTGACGGTTCAGGACTCCGGCAGAAGGGGCTACAGAAAGCTCGGCACCCCTGTTTCCGGATACATGGACGACTATTCCGCGAGAATAGCCAACTACCTCGTTGGAAACCCCGGCAATGCCCCGCTTTTGGAGTTCCTCCTGAGGGGACCAACGCTGAGGTTCAATTCCTCTGCCGTTTTCGCCGTTGCCGGCGACGTTGAGGTGAGACTCAACGGCGTTCCCATCGAACCCTGGACGAGCCACTGGGCGAAGAGGGGAGACGTCCTCGAGGTCGGGACGCTGAAGAGCAGTCTCTACGGCTACATCGCCCTCGCCGGGGTGATAAAGTGCGAAAAGCTCTTGGGCAGTTGTTCGACCTACGCCAAAGCGGGTTTAGGGCGGCCTTTAAAAGCCGGCGATAAACTTACTCTCGGCTACGCGATACTGACTGGCAGAGAAGGGCGCAGACTTCCTGAGGAGCTGAGACCGGACTACTCGGCGGAGGAGATAACCATCGGTGTCGTTCTCGGCCCGGATTTGGACCATTTCACAGAGAAGGGAATTGAAACGTTCCTGAGCGAGGCCTACACCGTAACGCCGGAATCGGACAGGATGGGCTACCGCCTCGACGGAAAAGCGATAGAGCACTCCGAGAGGGGAGCGGGGATAGTCACTGGCCCGCTCGTCCCCGGGACGGTTCAGGTTCCGGCCAACGGAAAGCCAATCGTGATGATGCGCGACGCTCAAACCACCGGCGGTTACGCGAGGATTGGCGTCGTTGCGAGCGCTTATCTGCACCGGCTCGCCCAGCTGAGGCCGGGCTTTAGGGTGCGCTTTAGGGAGACGAGCGTCGAAGATGCCAGAAACGAGCTCCTGAAGAAGGAGAAGACGCTTGAGGCGATAAGGCTTTTCCTTGCCGGGAGAATGAGGGTCTACAGAATAAAAACCGAAAAAGCGGAGACGATAGCATTCGCAGGGAAGTAA
- the pxpB gene encoding 5-oxoprolinase subunit PxpB — MNFKPLGDSALLVSFGEVIDEETNDRVHALAGAIEKANFEWLIEVVPAYSSLAVIYDPGLIDFEGVKRAIQGLEFSAEKFEGRLVEIPVLYGGEHGPDLEFVAEYNGLTPEEVIEIHSKPVYRVYFLGFLPGFAYLGGMDERIETPRLEKPRLKVPAGSVGIAGKQTGIYPLESPGGWRLIGRTPLRLFNPSKEPPTLLRPGDRVKFAPIGEEEFEELYKAEWGHEND, encoded by the coding sequence ATGAACTTCAAACCCCTCGGCGACTCGGCGTTACTCGTCTCCTTCGGAGAGGTCATCGACGAAGAGACAAACGACCGCGTTCACGCCCTCGCTGGGGCGATAGAAAAAGCCAACTTCGAGTGGCTAATTGAAGTCGTTCCGGCCTACTCTTCCCTCGCGGTAATCTACGACCCCGGGCTCATCGACTTCGAAGGGGTCAAGCGGGCAATCCAGGGGCTTGAGTTCTCGGCCGAGAAGTTCGAGGGGAGGCTCGTTGAGATTCCAGTTCTTTACGGCGGTGAGCACGGCCCGGATTTGGAGTTCGTAGCGGAATACAATGGCCTAACCCCTGAAGAGGTCATCGAAATCCACTCAAAACCGGTTTACCGCGTCTACTTCCTCGGCTTCCTGCCCGGCTTTGCCTACCTGGGTGGAATGGACGAGCGCATAGAGACGCCGCGCCTTGAGAAGCCCAGACTGAAGGTGCCAGCAGGCTCCGTTGGGATAGCGGGGAAGCAGACAGGCATCTATCCCCTCGAAAGCCCCGGGGGCTGGAGGCTCATCGGCAGAACACCGCTGAGGCTCTTCAACCCATCGAAGGAACCGCCAACGCTCCTGAGGCCCGGCGACAGGGTAAAGTTTGCGCCGATTGGCGAGGAGGAGTTCGAGGAGCTATACAAAGCCGAATGGGGGCACGAAAATGATTGA
- a CDS encoding DNA-3-methyladenine glycosylase family protein — translation MVSVEKTAKEMIRNGTWTFRDGTFYQALRLSNGKIGVVAYDGDFRFPEDWGRSERKEAREKLTFVLGLDTDLDSFYAEIGDSPFAFLIEEFYGLTIPASPSPYQALVEVIAQQQVNYEFAQRTIRNLVKLAGEPVGELYAFPTAERIARLSEEELKEARLGYRAGYIKSLTESYLKGELNLELWDRDVDEAIKYLTRFRGIGKWSAELFLAYGLRKNVYPAGDLGLRRGIAKIFGKRPKEVKERDVREIIEPYGKWKGLLAFYILCYDRKTEMERKVKIRI, via the coding sequence ATGGTTAGCGTTGAAAAAACCGCAAAGGAAATGATACGCAACGGCACCTGGACCTTCAGGGACGGCACGTTCTACCAGGCCCTGAGGCTGAGTAACGGAAAGATTGGAGTGGTCGCCTACGACGGTGACTTCCGCTTCCCTGAGGACTGGGGAAGGAGCGAGAGGAAGGAAGCGAGGGAAAAGCTAACTTTCGTTCTCGGCCTCGACACAGATTTGGATTCATTCTACGCCGAGATAGGCGATTCGCCCTTCGCGTTCCTCATCGAGGAGTTCTACGGCCTAACGATTCCCGCATCACCGAGCCCATATCAGGCCCTTGTCGAGGTGATAGCTCAACAGCAGGTTAACTACGAGTTTGCCCAGCGGACGATTAGAAACCTCGTCAAACTCGCCGGAGAACCCGTTGGAGAGCTCTACGCCTTTCCGACCGCCGAGCGGATTGCCAGGCTGAGCGAGGAGGAGCTAAAGGAAGCCAGACTCGGCTACCGCGCCGGCTATATAAAGTCCCTCACGGAGTCCTACTTGAAGGGCGAGCTGAACCTCGAACTCTGGGACCGGGATGTTGATGAGGCCATCAAGTACCTCACGAGGTTTCGCGGGATAGGGAAGTGGAGTGCCGAGCTGTTCTTGGCCTACGGTCTGAGGAAGAACGTCTATCCCGCGGGAGACCTCGGGCTGAGGCGGGGAATCGCGAAGATTTTTGGCAAAAGGCCGAAAGAGGTTAAGGAGAGGGACGTTAGGGAAATCATTGAACCCTATGGAAAGTGGAAGGGTCTTCTGGCCTTTTACATTCTCTGCTACGACAGGAAGACCGAGATGGAGAGGAAGGTTAAAATACGGATTTGA
- a CDS encoding adenylate kinase family protein — MIIAVTGTPGAGKTTISKLLAERLGYEYVSLRDYAMEKGIGEMKGDELEVEVDELAYNFERDFKGRNVVVDGHLSHFLNADLVVVLRAHPKLIGERLKERGYSKEKIGENVEAELVDVILVEALEENENVVEVDTTGKTPEEVVNEILGLIEKGVRKRVGVVDWSEVYDEVIPYLRL, encoded by the coding sequence ATGATAATAGCGGTAACCGGAACGCCGGGGGCCGGGAAGACGACGATTTCGAAGCTTTTGGCGGAAAGGCTCGGCTACGAGTACGTCAGTTTAAGGGACTATGCGATGGAAAAGGGCATCGGTGAGATGAAGGGGGACGAGCTCGAGGTCGAGGTTGACGAGCTTGCTTACAACTTCGAGCGGGACTTCAAGGGGAGGAACGTCGTCGTTGACGGACATCTGAGCCACTTCCTCAACGCAGACCTCGTGGTTGTGCTTAGGGCACATCCGAAGCTAATCGGTGAAAGGCTGAAGGAGAGGGGCTATTCGAAGGAGAAAATTGGAGAAAACGTCGAGGCCGAGTTAGTTGATGTCATTCTTGTCGAGGCCCTTGAGGAGAACGAGAACGTCGTAGAGGTTGACACGACCGGAAAGACGCCGGAAGAGGTTGTGAACGAGATTTTAGGGCTGATTGAAAAAGGTGTCAGGAAAAGAGTCGGCGTTGTGGACTGGAGCGAGGTCTACGACGAGGTGATTCCCTACCTGCGCCTCTGA